The DNA region CTGCCCGTCGACGACATCGAACTCGACCCGGACAGCCTGCGCAGTGTCACCGCGATCGGCGAGTTCGTCGCCAAGGCGCGGACGGCTCCCGCGAGCACCCGGTGACCGCGCTGCTCACCAGGCTGGTCGCCAGGGACGGCCCCATCGACCGCGCCGACTGGCACGGGTTCTTCGACCGGCTGGCCGATGGCGACCTGCGCCGCGGCGAGGGCGCCGCCCTGCTCGCGTCGCTGTCCACCGCGATGCCCGACGACGACACGCTCCACGCGCTGTTCGACAGCCTCGACGAGCGGCGCGGCGACCCCGGTGTGGCTTTCCCGGACGCGGTGAACATCGTCGGGACCGGCGGCGGGCCGCGCACCTTCAACGTCTCCACGGCCGCGGCCGTCGTCGCCGCGGCGATCGGCGTGCGGGTGATCAAGACCGGGTCGCGCGCCTACACCAGCAAGTACGGCTCGTTCGACCTGCTCGAAGCCCTCGGCGTCGGGCTGACCGAGGACTTCGCGGACACCGCCGAGCGCCTCGACCGGCTGGGGGTGGCGTTCGCCGGCCAGTTCGTCTACCCGGCCGAGATCGCCCGGCTGGCGAGCCAGATCGTCCCGCTCGACCTGCGCACGGTGGGCACGTTCGTCAACCGGGTCGGCCCGTTCCTGGCCGCGATGCCGGTCGGCGCCCAGCTCACCGGGTTCTCCGACGAGCGGATGCTGCCCGCGCTGCGGCTGCTCGCCCGCCGCGACCCGAACAAGCGGGTGTGGTTGTGCGGCAACGACTTCGGCGCCGACGAGCTGATCAGCTGCACCGACAACGTCGTGCATCCCGATGACGGCGAGACATTCACCCTGGCCGCGGGGTCGCCCGCGCCCAGCGAGGGCACGATCGAGGACCTGCGGCCGTGGCCGAACCCGGTCGAGCAGTTCCACGCCGTGCTGGCCGGGACCGGGCCCGCGACCGCCGTGCACACCGTGTGCCTCAACGCCGCCGCGCTTGGCGTGCTGGGCGGCCGGTTCACCGACTGGGCCGACGCGTTCGCCGCGGCCCGCGACGCCGTGCGCGGCGGCGCGGCGACCGACCTGCTGGCGCGGGTGCGCTCGACCGATCCGGCGGCCGTCCATGCCTGAGAACGCCTTCTTCGCCGACCGGCGGCCGGGTGAGATCGGCCTCGCCCTGTTCCTCAACGCGGGCGATCCCCCGCTGTCCGTGCTGCCCGACCTGCTGCGCGCGCTCGACGAGTCCGAAGTGGACTGCGTGGAGCTGGCGGTGCCGTTCCCGGACTCGATCACCGACGGGCCGGTGATCCGCCGCTCGGCCGACCGGGCCCTGGCCGACGGGACCGACCTCGCCGAGGTGCTCAAGTGCCTGGACACGGTGCGCGGCGAACTCCGGCACACCAAGATCGCGCTGCTCGCCGACTGGAGTCACACGGTCCGCCCCCTAGGGCTCGCGGAGTTCGTCGCCACGGCCGCCGACGCCGCGGTCGACGGCCTGCTGGTGCATGGGCTCCCGCCCCGCGTGCGGTGGGCCTACCGCGAGGCGGCGGCCGCGGCCGGGATGCCGATCGTGGCCACCTGCTATCCGAAGTCGGCGCAGGCCGTGCTCGCCGAGTCGGCGGCCACCGCGTCGGCCTACCTGTACCTGGTCGCCCACTACGGGCGCACCGGCTCCGCGCCGCCGGACGGGTTCGCCCAACTCGGCGCGGTGATCGACGACCTGCGGACCCGCACGAGCGCGCCCATCGCGGTCGGCTTCGGCGTGCGGGGACCCAGCGAGGTCGCCGCCCTCGCCCGCGCGGGAGCCGACGCCGCGGTGGTCGGCAGCGCGGCCGTCGCCGTCGTCGAGCGTGCGGCCGAGGACCGCCGCGACGTCGTCGCCGACCTCGCCGAGTTCGTCGCCATGCTCAAGTCCATCAACCCGACAACCCCAAGGAGTGCGAAGTGATCGTCCGCAAACTGTCCGAAGTGGCCACTGTCGAATGGGGCAACGGCCTGAGCCGCCGGTTCCTGCTGGAATCCGACGGGATGGGCTACACCGTCACCGACACGGTCGTCCGCGCGGGCACCAAGTCCCGGCTGGAGTACCGCCGCCACCTGGAGGCCTGCTATTGCATCGAGGGCGCGGGCGAGGTCGTCGACGCCGACGGCAACTCCCACCCCATAGAGCCGGGCACGTTATACGCCCTCGACCAACACGACGCCCACTTCCTCGTCGCCGCGCCGGACTCGGACTTGCGCCTGGTGTGCGTGTTCAGCCCGGCGCTCAAGGGCGACGAGATCCACCGGCTCGACTCGGCAGAGTTCTCCCACTACTGAGCGGGCTGACCAACGTGATCGAGTGGACTCAGGAGCAGCGGGACCTGCGGGCCGGGATCGACCAGTGGTGCGCGGGGCTGTCCGCCGACCACGTCGAACTCGACGCGGCGGCGGAGTTCCCCTGGCACAAGTGGAAAATGGTCCAGGAGAGCGGTATCGCGGGCCTGCCGTTCGACGAGGAGTACGACGGCCTCGGCCGTGACCTGCTGACCACGCTCTACGTCCTGGAAGGGCTGGGCCGCGGCTGCCGCGACAGCGGGCTGAGCTTCTCGCTGTCGACCCACATGGTCAGCGTCGGCGTCCCGCTGCAGCGGTTCGGCGCCGCTGCGCTCAAACGCGCTCACCTGCCGAGAATCGTCTCCGGCGACGCCATCGGCGCGCACGCGATCACCGAGCCGGACGGCGGGTCCGACGCACTGCGGATGCGGACGAAGGCCACCAGGGACGGCGCGGACTTCGTGCTCGACGGGAGCAAGACCTTCGTGAGCAACGGTCCGGTCGCGGGCCTGTTCATGATCTACGCCCGCACCCATCCCAAGGGCGGACCCCTTGGCATCACGGCGTTCCTGGTCGAGCGGGACACGCCGGGGCTGCACGTGGGCAACTCCATCGCCAAGATGGGTCTGCGCACTTCGCCGCTGTGTGAGGTGTTCCTCGACGGGTGCCGGGTCCCGGCGGCCAACGTGGTCGGCAAGGTGGGAACCGGCTTCCTGGTGCTGGACTACGTGATGAAGTGGGAGATCCTCTGCTCCTTCGCCATCACCCTCGGCGAGATGCGCCACCGGCTCGACCAGTGCGTCGACTACGCGCGCGAGCGGGTCCAGTTCGGTCAGCCCATCGGCTCCTACCAGGCGATCTCCCACAAGATCGCCGACATGAAGGTCGGCGTGGAGACCACCGCGAAGTGGATCTACGACACCGCTGCCAAGTTCGCGGCGGGCGAGAGCATCACCACGGACCTGGCCATCACCAAACTGGTCGCCAGCGAGCACAACCTGGCCTCCGCGCTCGCGGCGGTGCAGATCCACGGCGGCAACGGCTACATGGCCGAGTACGGCGTCGAGAAGGACCTGCGCAACGCGGTGGCGGGGACGATCTACTCGGGCACCTCGGAGATCCAGCGCAACCGCGTCGCGGCGATGCTGGGGGTGACCAAGTGATCGCGGAACTGGCGGCCACCGAGTTCCTCGACCACGAGTCCGACGAGGTGCGGGCCCTGGTCGACAAGGTGTCCGATCCGTCGATGTCGACCGTCGCGCGGGCGGTCGCGCTCTACTACGCCGTCCGCGACCGGGTGCGCTACGAGGTCTACGGCGCCGACCTGTCCAGGACCGGGCTGCGCGCGAGCGCGGTGCTGCGCACGGGATCGGGCATGTGCCTGCACAAGTCGGTGGTGTACGCGGCGGCGCTGCGCGCGGTCGGTGTGCCGAGCAGGCTGCTGCTCACCGACGTGCGCAACCACCTTGCCTCCGACCGACTCCGCGAGCTCGTCGGCGGCGACATGTTCACCTATCACTGCCTTGTCTCGCTGAATCTGGACGGCCGCTGGCTCAAGGCGACCCCGGTGTTCAACAAGACGCTCTGTCGGCTCTACCGCATGGCGCCGCTGGAGTTCGACGGCACCGCGGACAGCGTCTACCACCCGTTCGACACCCAGGGCCGACAGCACATGGAGTTCG from Alloactinosynnema sp. L-07 includes:
- a CDS encoding anthranilate phosphoribosyltransferase; its protein translation is MTALLTRLVARDGPIDRADWHGFFDRLADGDLRRGEGAALLASLSTAMPDDDTLHALFDSLDERRGDPGVAFPDAVNIVGTGGGPRTFNVSTAAAVVAAAIGVRVIKTGSRAYTSKYGSFDLLEALGVGLTEDFADTAERLDRLGVAFAGQFVYPAEIARLASQIVPLDLRTVGTFVNRVGPFLAAMPVGAQLTGFSDERMLPALRLLARRDPNKRVWLCGNDFGADELISCTDNVVHPDDGETFTLAAGSPAPSEGTIEDLRPWPNPVEQFHAVLAGTGPATAVHTVCLNAAALGVLGGRFTDWADAFAAARDAVRGGAATDLLARVRSTDPAAVHA
- the trpA gene encoding tryptophan synthase subunit alpha, which translates into the protein MPENAFFADRRPGEIGLALFLNAGDPPLSVLPDLLRALDESEVDCVELAVPFPDSITDGPVIRRSADRALADGTDLAEVLKCLDTVRGELRHTKIALLADWSHTVRPLGLAEFVATAADAAVDGLLVHGLPPRVRWAYREAAAAAGMPIVATCYPKSAQAVLAESAATASAYLYLVAHYGRTGSAPPDGFAQLGAVIDDLRTRTSAPIAVGFGVRGPSEVAALARAGADAAVVGSAAVAVVERAAEDRRDVVADLAEFVAMLKSINPTTPRSAK
- a CDS encoding ectoine synthase, with product MIVRKLSEVATVEWGNGLSRRFLLESDGMGYTVTDTVVRAGTKSRLEYRRHLEACYCIEGAGEVVDADGNSHPIEPGTLYALDQHDAHFLVAAPDSDLRLVCVFSPALKGDEIHRLDSAEFSHY
- a CDS encoding acyl-CoA dehydrogenase family protein, with amino-acid sequence MIEWTQEQRDLRAGIDQWCAGLSADHVELDAAAEFPWHKWKMVQESGIAGLPFDEEYDGLGRDLLTTLYVLEGLGRGCRDSGLSFSLSTHMVSVGVPLQRFGAAALKRAHLPRIVSGDAIGAHAITEPDGGSDALRMRTKATRDGADFVLDGSKTFVSNGPVAGLFMIYARTHPKGGPLGITAFLVERDTPGLHVGNSIAKMGLRTSPLCEVFLDGCRVPAANVVGKVGTGFLVLDYVMKWEILCSFAITLGEMRHRLDQCVDYARERVQFGQPIGSYQAISHKIADMKVGVETTAKWIYDTAAKFAAGESITTDLAITKLVASEHNLASALAAVQIHGGNGYMAEYGVEKDLRNAVAGTIYSGTSEIQRNRVAAMLGVTK
- a CDS encoding transglutaminase family protein — its product is MIAELAATEFLDHESDEVRALVDKVSDPSMSTVARAVALYYAVRDRVRYEVYGADLSRTGLRASAVLRTGSGMCLHKSVVYAAALRAVGVPSRLLLTDVRNHLASDRLRELVGGDMFTYHCLVSLNLDGRWLKATPVFNKTLCRLYRMAPLEFDGTADSVYHPFDTQGRQHMEFVRVHGEFADLPYESVIAGLRAAHPKLFDEPDRFTAGSLVADTYSATTH